Proteins found in one Desulfovibrio sp. genomic segment:
- a CDS encoding membrane integrity-associated transporter subunit PqiC — MFQTKPFAKLLTVCMALALPMLSACGKSAPVRFYSLASDSLAEQATKDPKTPCIALGVGPVDFPAYLDRTQIVTRGDANRMNLSEFDQWIEPVQANFTSALMDALVSHVCAKPLVGFPWPGGVRPDRQIAVQVREFDGKLGREAVLRADWSVIDKDGKVLVWKSTMLREACSGMDYGPLVAAQSRLVGRLAQEIAQAISGLPQ; from the coding sequence ATGTTCCAGACAAAACCGTTCGCTAAGCTTTTGACCGTGTGCATGGCGTTGGCGCTGCCCATGCTGTCCGCTTGCGGCAAGAGCGCCCCGGTTCGCTTCTATTCCCTGGCCTCGGATTCCCTGGCCGAGCAGGCAACCAAGGACCCGAAAACCCCATGCATCGCCCTTGGCGTTGGGCCTGTTGATTTCCCGGCCTATCTGGACCGTACGCAGATAGTGACCCGCGGAGATGCGAACAGAATGAATCTGTCGGAGTTCGACCAATGGATCGAACCCGTTCAGGCAAACTTCACCTCCGCGCTCATGGACGCCCTTGTAAGCCATGTGTGCGCCAAACCCCTGGTGGGCTTCCCCTGGCCAGGCGGTGTTCGCCCCGACCGCCAGATAGCCGTCCAGGTCCGGGAATTCGACGGCAAGCTCGGGCGCGAGGCGGTTCTGCGCGCCGACTGGTCCGTGATCGACAAGGATGGGAAGGTGCTTGTCTGGAAGAGCACAATGCTTCGGGAAGCATGCTCCGGGATGGATTACGGCCCGCTGGTGGCGGCCCAAAGCCGCCTTGTGG
- a CDS encoding MCE family protein: MSTASNKTMIGLFVLGAAALMVAALAAFGSGMFFTKQYQCIMFFDGAVTGLDLGSPVLFRGVPIGAVKDIRIEANPEKLKFSIPVVVEITGGKLKLGGIAKNNKEQTLLSATNKSPEELIKTLSDHGLRAQLVTQSFVTGQLAIALDLRPDTPVKLHGGENLPEIPTIPSEFEEFTQTLKTLPLKELVSRLIGAVGGIENLVNSPQSAQIPGKIDSALTNANQLMADMRTRMDTLAKSLDQAVQNYSDLAGNLDQRTEKLSGNARKSLEMLDATLAEGRSALAKFQKVVNPESASVTELNRAMAEIAQAAKSIRALADYLERHPEALIQGKGSNRR; this comes from the coding sequence GCCTTTTCGTGCTGGGCGCAGCGGCATTGATGGTGGCCGCGTTGGCCGCTTTCGGCTCCGGCATGTTTTTCACGAAACAATACCAGTGCATCATGTTCTTCGACGGGGCGGTCACGGGCCTGGACCTGGGCTCGCCGGTGCTCTTTAGGGGAGTTCCCATAGGCGCGGTCAAGGACATACGCATCGAAGCCAACCCGGAGAAATTGAAGTTCTCCATCCCGGTGGTGGTTGAGATAACCGGCGGCAAGCTGAAACTTGGCGGCATCGCAAAAAACAACAAAGAGCAAACGCTCCTGAGCGCAACCAATAAAAGCCCGGAAGAACTCATAAAAACCCTGTCCGATCATGGGCTTCGCGCGCAACTCGTGACCCAGAGCTTCGTCACCGGACAGTTGGCCATCGCCCTTGATCTGCGGCCTGACACGCCCGTAAAGCTCCATGGGGGCGAAAATCTACCTGAAATACCCACGATTCCTTCGGAATTCGAGGAGTTCACCCAGACGTTGAAGACCCTGCCCTTAAAGGAGCTGGTCTCTCGCCTTATCGGGGCGGTGGGCGGCATCGAGAACCTGGTGAACTCGCCGCAATCCGCCCAGATTCCGGGTAAGATCGACTCGGCCCTGACCAACGCCAACCAGCTCATGGCCGACATGAGAACCAGGATGGACACCCTGGCGAAGAGTCTCGACCAGGCTGTGCAGAACTATAGTGATCTGGCCGGGAACCTCGACCAGCGCACCGAGAAGCTCTCGGGGAATGCCCGCAAATCCTTGGAAATGCTTGATGCCACTTTGGCGGAAGGCAGGTCTGCCCTGGCCAAGTTCCAGAAGGTCGTCAATCCGGAGTCGGCTTCGGTCACGGAGTTGAACAGGGCCATGGCGGAGATCGCCCAGGCGGCCAAGTCGATCAGGGCCCTGGCAGACTATCTTGAACGCCACCCCGAAGCGCTTATTCAGGGCAAGGGAAGCAACAGGAGATAA